One region of Chryseobacterium sp. C-71 genomic DNA includes:
- a CDS encoding two-component system response regulator, translating into MKKKVVLVQDNKDILQIMDQVLEEEGFDVTGSLTTDPIKNIDKIDPDIVIVDDHIKGSVKGSQVIKELKTDPDTEEIPAVLTSTSNNIASEAAECLADDFIGKPFGIDDMIDVVKKNTDS; encoded by the coding sequence ATGAAGAAGAAAGTTGTACTTGTACAAGATAATAAAGATATCCTTCAAATAATGGATCAGGTGCTGGAGGAAGAAGGATTTGATGTGACAGGATCTTTGACTACAGACCCAATAAAGAATATTGATAAAATAGATCCGGATATTGTAATTGTAGATGATCACATAAAAGGTTCTGTAAAAGGTTCGCAGGTTATCAAAGAATTAAAAACTGATCCTGATACTGAAGAAATACCTGCTGTTCTTACGTCAACATCAAATAATATAGCTTCTGAAGCGGCAGAATGTCTGGCTGATGATTTTATTGGCAAACCATTTGGAATTGATGACATGATTGATGTCGTTAAAAAAAATACGGATTCTTAA
- a CDS encoding TolC family protein — MKTLFFIFIINLFPAQQNWTLQESLNYAAKNHPLIKQATVNIQKNERQISAAKGMLLPSIEAGLNHNYNFGLGINQNNNQREAINTQYDNVYLQANWELLNWRNYLNISLSKINKESSIYKMKQAQNEVKMNVIQMFFSYQNSKSWLEVLETQISGIEDQIKRTEKEVEIGNRPKSDVYDIKANLGTLQEQWVSAKNSRDLSKINLLNALAMNDDSIEFKMDEENLSSFNFDDPEFVRTLLEKNPAYKTVIADTKAAEKNISIARSAYLPTINGLYNWSSFYSKTLGEPADLFSDQFKRNKSQQVAFGLSIPVFNKLQVKNNVEIAKLNVINYNYEKEIVINNLTQSINSIKAQFKNSEEKYTLLKSNFENQRLSFQKSEEKYKEGLMDAYTFFVVRNNWLQANYNLISSKNEVMQQTELLKVLQSDL; from the coding sequence ATGAAAACACTATTCTTCATATTCATCATCAATCTATTCCCCGCTCAGCAAAACTGGACGCTTCAGGAAAGCTTGAATTACGCAGCCAAAAATCATCCACTGATTAAGCAGGCTACTGTAAATATTCAAAAAAATGAACGTCAGATTTCTGCCGCAAAAGGAATGCTGCTGCCGTCAATAGAAGCGGGGCTTAATCATAATTATAATTTCGGATTAGGTATTAATCAGAATAATAACCAAAGAGAAGCGATTAACACTCAATATGACAATGTCTACTTACAGGCTAATTGGGAATTGTTGAACTGGCGAAATTACCTCAATATTTCATTGTCTAAAATCAATAAAGAGAGCTCAATCTATAAAATGAAACAGGCTCAGAATGAAGTAAAAATGAATGTCATTCAAATGTTTTTCAGTTATCAAAACAGTAAAAGCTGGCTCGAAGTTCTGGAAACTCAAATCTCAGGAATCGAGGATCAGATCAAACGTACCGAAAAAGAAGTTGAGATCGGAAACCGCCCGAAAAGTGATGTCTATGACATCAAAGCCAACCTCGGAACACTGCAGGAACAATGGGTTTCTGCCAAAAACTCACGGGATCTTTCTAAAATAAATTTATTGAATGCTTTGGCAATGAACGATGACTCCATCGAGTTTAAAATGGATGAGGAAAATCTGTCGTCCTTTAATTTTGATGATCCCGAATTTGTAAGAACTCTTTTGGAGAAAAATCCGGCTTACAAAACGGTAATTGCAGATACTAAAGCGGCAGAAAAAAATATAAGTATTGCCAGATCTGCCTATTTACCAACAATCAACGGGCTGTACAACTGGTCGAGTTTTTATAGTAAGACTTTAGGTGAACCTGCAGATTTGTTCTCCGATCAATTTAAAAGAAATAAGAGTCAACAGGTTGCTTTCGGGCTTTCTATTCCTGTATTTAACAAATTACAGGTTAAAAATAATGTTGAAATTGCAAAATTGAATGTCATTAATTATAACTACGAGAAAGAAATTGTCATCAATAATCTCACACAAAGCATTAATTCTATAAAAGCACAGTTTAAGAATTCTGAAGAGAAATATACACTCCTGAAATCGAATTTTGAAAACCAAAGATTATCTTTCCAAAAATCTGAAGAAAAATACAAAGAAGGATTGATGGATGCTTACACCTTTTTTGTGGTAAGAAATAACTGGCTTCAGGCAAATTATAATCTGATCAGCAGTAAAAATGAAGTGATGCAGCAAACTGAATTGCTAAAAGTCTTACAATCTGATTTGTAA